From a region of the Cucumis sativus cultivar 9930 chromosome 6, Cucumber_9930_V3, whole genome shotgun sequence genome:
- the LOC101222232 gene encoding primary amine oxidase 1, which yields MNPLLFLLVLLHPHFCTAAQPFFHPLDPLNPTELDEIRLAIKKSHLGKLPNLTFHFVDLEEPEKKDVLSWLSSGEQNNPLHRPPRHAKVVVRAADSTHEIVVDLDTHSVKSDNIYNGHGYPPLTFVELFQASKLPLNFPKFKASIHKRGLNLSHVSCIPFTVGWYGEKTTKRLLKVACFYREGTSNVFSRPIEGIITLIDVDAMKIINYSDRFTAPLPKSEGTDYQSQKTEPKSSNCKAAKRKFTIKGHQVKWENWVFHVGFNARAGVIISTASIFDEVKKKFRRVLYRGHISETFVPYMDPTNEWYFRTFMDIGEFGFGRTADTLQPMVDCPETAEYLDGYMADANGRAQKVSRAICIFERHSGDVLWRHTEINIPGKVIRRGEAEKSLVVRMVATVGNYDYVLDWEFKRSGSIKVGVALTGLLEVKAAPYENTMDITQQTYGTLIADDTVAVNHDHYLTYYLDLDVDGVPNTFVKSNFVTATVEDINATSPRKSYWKIVRRAIQTESEAKLQLGSDRPGELLFVNPNKKTKIGNPVGYRLITGQPVNSLLTDDDYPQVRAAYTKYPLWVTPYNKTERWPAGFYADRSRGDDGLAVWTKRNRRIDNRDIVLWYTVGFHHSPCQEEFPAMAALHGGFELRPANYFDRNPLLK from the exons ATGAATCCTCTTCTGTTTCTTCTTGTACTCCTTCACCCTCATTTCTGTACAGCGGCGCAGCCCTTTTTCCATCCCCTTGATCCTCTAAACCCGACGGAGCTCGACGAAATTCGGCTTGCTATCAAGAAATCCCACCTGGGAAAGCTTCCAAATCTCACATTCCACTTCGTTGACTTGGAAGAACCAGAGAAGAAGGATGTCCTTTCCTGGCTTTCTTCCGGCGAACAAAACAACCCCCTCCACCGTCCACCCCGCCACGCCAAGGTTGTGGTTAGAGCAGCTGATTCGACCCACGAAATAGTTGTAGACCTTGACACGCACTCCGTTAAGTCTGACAATATCTATAATGGCCATGGCTATCCCCCTCTAACTTTTGTTGAGCTTTTCCAAGCCAGCAAATTACCTCTCAATTTCCCTAAATTCAAAGCTTCCATTCATAAAAGAGGCTTGAATCTGTCTCATGTTTCTTGCATCCCGTTTACCGTTGGCTGGTACGGCGAAAAAACGACCAAAAGGCTTTTAAAAGTTGCGTGCTTTTACAGAGAAGGAACAAGCAATGTCTTCTCAAGGCCAATCGAAGGTATCATCACACTAATCGACGTCGATGCAATGAAAATCATCAACTACTCCGATCGCTTCACCGCCCCATTACCAAAATCGGAAGGCACTGATTACCAATCACAGAAAACAGAGCCCAAATCTTCCAATTGCAAAGCGGCGAAAAGAAAATTCACCATTAAAGGTCATCAAGTGAAATGGGAAAATTGGGTTTTCCACGTGGGATTCAATGCTAGAGCGGGAGTTATCATCTCAACAGCCTCCATTTTCGAcgaggtgaagaagaaattcaGACGAGTGCTTTACAGAGGACATATTTCAGAGACGTTCGTGCCGTATATGGATCCGACGAATGAATGGTACTTTAGAACGTTTATGGATATCGGAGAGTTTGGATTCGGGCGGACGGCGGACACTCTCCAGCCAATGGTTGACTGCCCGGAAACCGCCGAGTATCTTGACGGATACATGGCCGACGCCAATGGGCGAGCTCAGAAAGTATCGAGAGCTATTTGTATCTTCGAACGCCATTCGGGAGATGTGTTATGGAGACATACTGAGATTAATATCCCTGGAAAAGTG ATTAGACGTGGGGAAGCAGAGAAGAGTTTGGTGGTGAGGATGGTGGCAACAGTGGGGAATTATGATTATGTTCTTGACTGGGAATTCAAAAGAAGTGGCTCTATTAAAGTTGGG GTTGCTTTAACGGGGCTGTTGGAAGTTAAAGCCGCACCGTACGAAAACACAATGGATATAACCCAACAAACATACGGAACATTGATCGCCGACGACACCGTCGCCGTCAACCACGACCATTACCTAACCTACTACCTAGACCTCGACGTTGATGGCGTCCCCAACACATTCGTCAAGTCCAACTTCGTGACGGCAACGGTGGAGGACATCAACGCCACCTCACCCAGGAAAAGTTACTGGAAAATTGTCCGACGAGCCATTCAAACTGAATCTGAAGCTAAGCTTCAGCTCGGATCCGACCGGCCAGGTGAGCTCTTGTTCGTCAACCCCAATAAGAAGACAAAGATTGGGAATCCTGTTGGCTACCGGCTCATTACGGGTCAACCGGTTAATTCTCTATTGACCGACGATGATTACCCTCAAGTCAGAGCGGCTTATACCAAGTACCCGTTGTGGGTGACTCCTTATAACAAGACGGAGAGATGGCCTGCTGGGTTTTATGCCGATCGGAGCCGTGGTGATGATGGCTTAGCCGTTTGGACGAAAAG GAATAGGAGAATCGACAATAGAGATATTGTTTTATGGTACACAGTGGGTTTCCATCACAGCCCTTGCCAAGAAGAGTTTCCGGCGATGGCGGCACTCCACGGCGGCTTCGAGCTCCGACCGGCTAATTACTTTGATAGAAACCCTTTACTTAAATGA
- the LOC101221763 gene encoding uncharacterized protein LOC101221763, producing the protein MENRRSLSQPLISSTSPAPTTTPTSPHLSNHAIALRLLLVAVVGLTSLWANHEASKGFDITILNNAKGSSAGQRFDLFYVSNDEATRLLLNASNFIQNLIYPSHHLPKKIIKSVHLTLSLRDLPSNVAVEQLDGGVDFAVHLSPSIFNGTNMNHAMSTAVLRGMSRVWLWNGEGHAPPSLLDGMVEHIVATAGFVEKKYPGGAVSTLAACEAMWWKDKDPMEIAMFLDYHERQGEGFIQRLNLALRSRWHDRTVDDVLAMPDQRPCGSFNSSAIL; encoded by the coding sequence ATGGAAAACCGCCGATCCCTTTCTCAACCTCTCATCTCCTCAACCTCCCCCGCCCCCACCACCACTCCCACTTCTCCTCACCTCTCCAATCACGCCATCGCCCTCCGCCTCCTTCTCGTCGCCGTCGTCGGCCTCACTTCACTATGGGCCAATCACGAAGCCTCAAAAGGCTTCGACATAACAATTCTCAACAACGCCAAAGGCTCCTCCGCCGGTCAACGTTTCGATCTCTTCTACGTTTCAAATGACGAAGCCACGCGCCTACTCCTCAACGCCAGTAACTTCATTCAGAATCTGATCTACCCTTCACATCACCTCCCAAAGAAGATAATCAAAAGCGTGCATCTCACGCTCTCCCTCCGTGATCTCCCTTCTAATGTCGCCGTTGAGCAGCTCGACGGTGGTGTTGACTTCGCCGTCCATTTGAGCCCTTCTATTTTCAATGGCACAAACATGAATCACGCCATGTCAACGGCGGTTCTCAGAGGTATGTCACGCGTGTGGTTATGGAATGGAGAGGGCCACGCGCCGCCGTCCCTCCTCGACGGAATGGTGGAGCATATCGTCGCGACAGCCGGATTTGTCGAGAAGAAATATCCCGGTGGGGCCGTTAGCACGCTGGCGGCATGTGAGGCCATGTGGTGGAAGGATAAGGACCCTATGGAGATCGCAATGTTCCTCGATTATCATGAAAGACAGGGGGAGGGTTTCATCCAACGGTTGAACCTAGCTTTGAGGTCCAGATGGCACGATCGGACCGTTGATGATGTGTTGGCTATGCCAGATCAGCGCCCATGTGGTTCTTTCAACTCATCCGCAATCCTATAG
- the LOC101221992 gene encoding primary amine oxidase yields the protein MAKLLFSLSLLLPLLSTTTAAVGRHPHDSLSPDEFELTRSLITNSNPSTNVTFQYVALADPPKQSVLAWLSNPKTPPPPRRATAIVRLNKATHEILIDLVKKSILSDQVYSGPGYAPFTFEEQFAAAALPLSHPPFEAAVKKRGLKIEKVVCICFSVGWFGEKRKMEKRIVKVQCFDLDGSLNYYMRPVEGVIVIVDLDEMKIVGFRDRYRVPMPKASGTEYRASKLKPPLLPPLNGIKMVQPDGPSFKIDGHSISWANWNFHLSLDERAGPIISLASIYDIEKQKRRQVMYRGFISELFVPYMDLNEEWYYRTFFDAGEYALGQCAVSLQPLQDCPENAVFMDTYTAAGDGRPVKMSNTFCIFERHAGDIMWRHTEGNKNVPNTPITETRTETSLVVRMVATVANYDYIVDWEFKQSGSIAVDIGLTGLLAVKASKYTHNDQIKEEVYGPLLAENTIGVHHDHFVTFHLDLDMDGVANSAVKSNLRTVRSRDPNSPRLSYWTVIAETAKTEDDAMIKLGHQEVEVSIVNPNQKTKVGNPVGYRLIPRSTAGPLLSPDDYPQIRGAFTNYDVWVTPYNSSEKWASGLFTDQSHGDDTLATWTLRNRKIENEDIVMWYTMGFHHVPCQEDYPLMPTLKRGFELRPTNFFESNPVLKVTPPRIVNLTNCS from the exons ATGGCAAAACTTCTCTTCTCCCTCTCACTCCTCCTTCCTCTTCTCTCCACCACCACCGCTGCCGTCGGTCGCCACCCTCACGACTCACTCTCCCCTGACGAGTTCGAACTCACCCGATCACTCATAACAAATTCCAACCCCTCCACCAACGTAACCTTCCAATACGTCGCCCTCGCCGACCCGCCCAAGCAATCAGTCCTCGCATGGCTTTCAAACCCCAAAACCCCTCCGCCACCACGTCGCGCCACCGCCATTGTCCGGTTAAACAAAGCCACACATGAAATCCTCATAGACCTAGTAAAAAAATCCATCCTCTCGGACCAGGTCTACTCCGGTCCAGGGTACGCACCATTTACATTCGAGGAGCAGTTTGCAGCTGCGGCTTTGCCACTGTCCCACCCGCCGTTTGAGGCAGCGGTGAAAAAAAGAGGactgaaaatagaaaaggtgGTTTGTATATGTTTTAGCGTTGGATGGTTTggggagaaaaggaaaatggaaaagaggATTGTGAAAGTTCAATGTTTTGATTTGGATGGGAGTTTGAATTATTACATGAGGCCTGTGGAAGGAGTTATAGTGATCGTTGATCTTGATGAGATGAAGATTGTTGGGTTTCGTGATAGATATAGGGTCCCAATGCCTAAGGCGAGTGGGACTGAATACAGAGCATCAAAGCTCAAACCACCATTATTGCCACCTTTGAATGGAATTAAGATGGTGCAACCGGATGGCCCTAGCTTTAAAATCGATGGCCATTCTATTAG TTGGGCGAATTGGAATTTTCATTTGAGCTTAGATGAGAGAGCAGGCCCAATTATTTCACTAGCATCAATCTACGATATAGAAAAGCAAAAACGTCGACAAGTAATGTACAGAGGATTCATATCGGAGCTGTTCGTGCCATACATGGATTTAAACGAAGAATGGTACTACCGAACGTTTTTCGACGCTGGCGAGTACGCCTTGGGACAGTGTGCCGTGTCATTACAGCCGCTTCAAGATTGTCCGGAAAATGCCGTGTTTATGGACACCTACACGGCTGCGGGAGATGGAAGACCGGTGAAGATGTCCAACactttttgtatatttgaacGCCATGCTGGTGATATCATGTGGCGTCATACGGAGGGCAACAAGAACGTTCCTAATACACCT ATTACAGAGACGAGGACGGAAACAAGCTTAGTGGTGAGGATGGTGGCTACTGTGGCAAACTATGACTATATTGTAGATTGGGAATTTAAGCAGAGTGGCTCCATTGCTGTTGAT ATTGGGTTAACTGGTTTGCTAGCAGTTAAAGCATCAAAGTACACTCACAATGACCAAATAAAGGAAGAAGTTTATGGCCCATTGTTAGCCGAGAATACGATCGGTGTCCATCATGACCACTTCGTCACTTTCCACCTCGATCTTGACATGGACGGCGTTGCCAATTCCGCTGTCAAATCCAATCTCCGCACAGTTCGATCGCGGGATCCCAATTCCCCTAGACTAAGTTATTGGACAGTCATCGCCGAGACAGCCAAAACAGAGGATGATGCGATGATCAAACTCGGCCACCAAGAGGTCGAGGTGTCCATCGTTAATCCCAATCAAAAGACCAAAGTGGGAAATCCCGTCGGCTACCGTCTGATCCCAAGGTCCACGGCGGGTCCCCTTTTAAGTCCTGACGATTACCCTCAAATAAGGGGAGCTTTCACCAATTACGATGTGTGGGTTACACCATATAATAGCTCCGAAAAATGGGCTTCTGGACTCTTCACTGATCAAAGCCATGGAGACGATACCTTAGCTACTTGGACTCTCAG GAACAGGAAGATAGAGAACGAGGACATAGTGATGTGGTACACAATGGGGTTTCATCATGTGCCTTGCCAAGAAGATTACCCGTTAATGCCAACTTTAAAACGTGGCTTTGAGCTTAGACCAACCAATTTCTTTGAGAGCAATCCTGTTCTTAAAGTCACCCCACCCCGCATAGTCAACTTGACCAATTGCTCTTAG